Proteins encoded within one genomic window of Actinoplanes octamycinicus:
- a CDS encoding glycerophosphodiester phosphodiesterase encodes MADRRQVLRFGAVAAAAPALGGAVATPAFAGRAQAQDAASQAHTQTQAQDAARHPGAGKPKTTLVVGHRGASGYRPEHTLASYELAARMGADYMEPDLVSTKDGVLVCRHEPEIGGTTDVASRPEFAGRKRTVVLDGVSVTGWWTQDFTLAELKTLRAVERIPGTRQHNTLFDGRFEVPTFQELLDLRKRLNRELGRDIGVFPETKHPTFFRSIGLELETPLVRILRRNGLDRRGAKVFIQSFEAANLRTLADRHRVEVPLVFLSSASGTPFGDPRSYADYLSPTGLKELSEFVDGLGPDKSQIIPRNADGTLGTPTALVTDAHRAGLKVIPYTFRAENSFLPTELKVGTDPAGYGKAIDEQITFLRTGIDGLFTDQADIGVLARSLA; translated from the coding sequence GTGGCAGATCGCCGTCAGGTGCTGCGCTTCGGCGCGGTGGCCGCCGCCGCCCCGGCGCTGGGCGGGGCCGTCGCAACCCCGGCGTTCGCCGGCCGGGCCCAGGCCCAGGACGCCGCGAGCCAGGCCCACACCCAGACCCAGGCTCAGGACGCAGCGCGCCACCCCGGCGCCGGCAAGCCGAAGACCACGCTCGTCGTCGGGCACCGGGGCGCCTCCGGTTACCGGCCGGAGCACACCCTGGCCTCCTACGAGCTGGCCGCCCGGATGGGCGCCGACTACATGGAGCCGGACCTGGTCAGCACCAAGGACGGCGTGCTGGTCTGCCGCCACGAGCCGGAGATCGGCGGCACCACCGACGTCGCCTCGCGCCCGGAGTTCGCCGGCCGCAAGCGGACCGTCGTGCTGGACGGGGTCAGCGTCACCGGCTGGTGGACCCAGGACTTCACGCTGGCCGAGCTGAAGACGCTGCGCGCCGTGGAGCGGATCCCGGGCACCCGTCAGCACAACACGCTGTTCGACGGCCGGTTCGAGGTGCCGACCTTCCAGGAGCTGCTCGACCTGCGCAAGCGCCTGAATCGGGAGCTGGGCCGGGACATCGGCGTCTTCCCGGAGACCAAGCACCCGACCTTCTTCCGGAGCATCGGCCTGGAGCTGGAGACTCCGCTGGTCCGGATCCTGCGCCGCAACGGCCTGGACCGCCGCGGTGCGAAGGTGTTCATCCAGTCGTTCGAGGCGGCGAACCTGCGCACGCTGGCCGACCGGCACCGGGTGGAGGTGCCGCTGGTCTTCCTGAGCAGCGCGTCCGGGACCCCGTTCGGTGACCCGCGCAGCTACGCCGACTACCTGTCGCCGACCGGCCTCAAGGAGCTGTCCGAGTTCGTCGACGGGCTCGGCCCGGACAAGAGCCAGATCATCCCGCGCAACGCCGACGGCACCCTGGGCACGCCGACCGCGCTGGTGACCGACGCGCACCGGGCCGGCCTCAAGGTGATCCCGTACACGTTCCGCGCGGAGAACAGCTTCCTGCCCACCGAGCTCAAGGTGGGCACCGACCCGGCCGGGTACGGCAAGGCGATCGACGAGCAGATCACCTTCTTGCGTACCGGGATCGACGGTCTCTTCACCGACCAGGCGGACATCGGCGTGCTGGCCCGCAGCCTGGCCTGA